TCCCGGTGGCGCTGTACGCGGCCAACCGGCCGGGCGGCGTGTCGCTCAGGATGGTCTCGCCCGACGGGACCCCGCTCGCCCGGCGCTACTTCACCTCGCGCGACGACCGCCCGCTGGAGGCCGAGGAGATCGTGCGGGGCTACGAGGTCGAGAAGGACCGCTTCGTGGTGGTGGACGACGACGAGCTGGAGCGGCTGGCGCCGGAGCGGACGCGCGACATCGACCTGCGGCGGTTCGTGAAGGCGTCGGAGATCGACCCGATGTACTTCGAGCGGGCCTACTACCTGGCCCCGTCCGGCGGCTCCAACAAGGCGTACCGGCTCCTGGCCCGCGTGATGGAGGAGACCGGCCGGGCGGGGATCGCCACCTTCGTGCTGCGGGCGAAGGAGTACGTGGTGGCGATCATCGCCGAGAACGGCATCCTCCGCGCCGAGACGCTCCGCTTCGCCGACGAGCTGCGGACCCCGGACGACGTCGGGCTGCCGAAGCCGGCCAGGCCCGCCCCGGCCGAGGTCAAGCGCATCGACCGGGAG
This sequence is a window from Longimicrobium sp.. Protein-coding genes within it:
- a CDS encoding Ku protein; its protein translation is MPEREPVEQEEEPVARAFWSGTITFGLVSVPVALYAANRPGGVSLRMVSPDGTPLARRYFTSRDDRPLEAEEIVRGYEVEKDRFVVVDDDELERLAPERTRDIDLRRFVKASEIDPMYFERAYYLAPSGGSNKAYRLLARVMEETGRAGIATFVLRAKEYVVAIIAENGILRAETLRFADELRTPDDVGLPKPARPAPAEVKRIDREIGKQVEKRLDRKELADRSAERLRKVVRAKLRAGEDVVQPDERAADREGGGPAGVIDLMEILKARIAGNEEDEAPAPGGGGADDLHEASRAELYERAKELDIPGRSSMSKDELVRAIRRSA